The Montipora foliosa isolate CH-2021 chromosome 1, ASM3666993v2, whole genome shotgun sequence DNA segment GGCTCAATTTAGGCTCCAGAAAgtgtttcttcaattcatctgagtgcttATCCAACCTAGGAAAAATGAAGATCACCAATAATTTAACacaggttaaaacggattcaaactgaaaacggattttaccgtCAATATACACAACACAGTAGtcagtgaaatgaaataaaaagagTGTTTTCATTCACCAACGAACACAGGATCATAAATATTCCCGCTAATGATGTCTGtcaaatgacatcacacatcaaataCTCGCGCTTTCATTGCTTCTAAAAGTCATATGATAAGCGGCCTTTGTTCCCACACCTTACCTTACATCACAGTTTCTCTGGAGATCTCGACATTTTTTCTTCATACACAACACTCTCGCGCTTCGGCTCTATTGAGGCTGCCGCCTCGTCAGCCTCGCGTCTCTTGGagttcacggtccgccattactcacgttcaagaCTGCCCAATTGGccttcagagggttggatctagggagcggcgaagccgcgcggagaatggggaggggggCTGAGGTATTTCACAGCACCCCTCTCAATTCCCCGCGGCAAAAATACCCCCAGCTACGCAGGTTAGTTTGAGCCAAGTTGAATTCTGCAATGAACTATCCAATCTAAGGTAATTTGTGACCGTGAAGTCAATCCGGTATTGAACCAATTCCCCTTCCTTGCCAGTTGGTAGTTCAAATTACAGCTAGTTGTTCTGATTTTTGAGCCTTGTTaggcaataaaaaaattacttttggaAGAGTGCAGAGAATCAGAGAAAGCAATCATTGAAGTGACAGACACTTTAACCAGCGTACATGTCAAGCTTTCCTGTTGGATTTGTTTTATTCTTCTCACATTGGGGATTATTAGTCGCTTtgaaagcaaaggagaagggCAGGAAAAGAAACAATCTTTGAGGATACAATCACGAGCATGTACTTCTTCAGATGGTTTCAATAAGCTCCGAGTTCTCTAACTCATGTGACAGGATTGAAATATTTTGCCCTTACTAATCATAAGTGCGATCCACGGTTCCATTTTAGCAGGTAAGTTATGGTAGTGCAGGTAGTAATTTagtaatttattcattttataaacaattttaattaacaTAAGATGAATTTCATAAATCTCACATGGCTTGCTTTTCTCTGTTTAAAAGTTCTAAATATATCTTTCCGCTATAGATAAATATCACTCTGGAAATATATAATTCATGCTTCTCAAAATAAGGTGTCAGTCGACTAAAAATATGCCGAAAAGAATTCTCACTGGCTAAAAATAGTATAATGTAAAAGTATAATATTCGAAGGTTTTCTTTGGCCAAGATCAGCAAAACGATAATCTCGCCATGTAAACGTATAGCGTCCGATCCGATTTCCAAAATATCAATCAATTTGTGATTCCAGATCAGCAACTGTTTTTTCAGCAGCTTCCTTTATGACTAGCAAAGCCACTTCTTCGACAGCTCCAAGAAGCTTAGATAAGGCATGGTATGTTGCACCAAAGGACATACCGCTTGCTATGGCGAAACCCACAAACGGAATGTAACGGGCGACTTCTTCAAGGACTGCTTCGGCGGCGTAGGGCGCCAGAAACCcacttacagtgcgacgcgccttaccgtggccacctaacaaagttttttaaaacttatacgtCAATCAGGGTGAGTGAATTTGATTCACAGTCACCCCTCCTTCCAAAGTTCGTACGGTTGTAGTATAATACCGTTGAATGGGTtgtttgagttgacgtatttacacgtaattgtcaaatgtgaaagtttgttgggtggccacggtaagacGCGTCGCACTGTAACTGTGCAGCAGTCGTCAAACCAACTTTCAGGACTTTCTCTTTGGTAGCGAAATGTAGCCTGGCAAATTCCGCGGATCCTATTTCGGGGAGACCAAGTTGGGACCTGTAAAGGCTGAGCTCCTTCAGTATCAAACCGGCATCAACCAAAACAGATAGGCCAGGTAAAGGAACGAGGGCGGCCAATGCAGACGCTGAAGCAACTATCCATATGCGCCCTTTCAGGACACGAActtttctctgaaaaatgtcCGTTGAAGACCTTGTGATTACTTTGCCGAGGGATAAGGTCATACTCTCTTGCTGATATCTAGTCAGGGCATCTAGTATGGCCTGGGTTAGTCGGACAAAATCCCACTTGCCTGGCTCATGATTGCAAATCAAAAATATATCTTCTTCATCAATGAGTAGGTCGCCTAGATTTCCCAAACAGTCGCGGCGTATGTTAGTCAACATGGCAGTTTCATCGAATGACCGCTTGCGTGATTCAGCTCTGACATTTTCGTCAATTTTGGCGCGGACGAAGAGAAATTTCTTCTGCATCGAGCGGATTTTCAGAGCAAGCTGCAAGTCGTTCTCGGTGAATCGGGTGGCAGTGAAGATGAGAAAGGCATGGTACGTCTCCAGTTGTACCTTCTGGACGTATGTTTCCAGGTAAGGGTAGTTTGGAGTGCCTATTCCTGGTAAATCCCAAAACTTGATGTTTGGGTTTGTTGGGTGAACATAGGCAGTCGGTTCTTTTGTGCATTCGACAACACCAACTGGAGCTGCTCCTTCATCGTCTTCAACGAGCCTAACAAAggcatttgtttaaaaaaagtaGATTAGGGAGCATTCACATTCACTGATGAAAAATTAGGGGGTCCCCCCAAACAATTAGAGACAAAAAGGGGGGTGTTTGAAAATTGTATACACTCTCAACGGGGGTAccttaaataatgaaaacaaaaattggcaTTAGCCAATGTTACGTAGCCTACGTCCGAGTTCAGTTTTcaataaacatttgaaaagaTAAAAAGTGAAACTAACCGAAAGCGCAAAAGCAACAGCGAAGCCTAGGAAAAATATAAGGGAATTCTCAGCAAACGTTTTGGTTATGTTGTCTCAGAAAGTCTGCAAACGAacggtaatttttcttttttcgatgAAATATCCACTGGCTAGGCACGCTCTTTGTTGCGAGGAGCTACAAAAGTGTATGTTTGCGTTGATAGTAATTACACTGAGTAATTAACTACGCATACAGGTCAGGATTTTCCCATGCATGCAATAACGATCTTCTGTTGCACGTCGCTAATACGCATTAATAATCGTTTAAATGTACTTACTCTCGTATAGTGTTGATAAAACTGGACTTCCCTGCGCCTGAGTTACCAGTAATTGCAATATTCACCTCCACCTCACGCCACCTCTCAGTTCTTTTCCGTAAAAATTCTTCAATGTTGGCGACCCCACTCTCATCGATTTCACGCTGAAGCTGTTCCATTTCGACTTTTACCCATTCTTCGTCTCCAGTCATGATGAAGCGTAAGGTTGAGTAACAGCACCCAAATGAAAACGTAAACGTATAAATCCAGCTGGCGACTCCTCGCGGCTTTGTCGGGAATCAAGTTCGCAGAGGCACCTGGTCCTCTTTGCCACTAGAGCCTGGACACAAGGACTAGTTGCACTCAGCCTCCAGTCATTGAGAAGATGGTCACGAGGCTTTGGGAACGAGGTGACCACGAAAGGAAATTCGTGGTCAGTTTTCAAGTAGTCTTTTATTTGAACTGATTCACTGCAGTCAAGAAATGATTATTTAGCGGTAGGTTTCAAAATAGGTGCCCCCGCTGGGTTTCGTTGCATGACTGGAACGAAATAGCAAAGATTATTTGATATCAGCCAAAAATGATTCTGCTTAACCGAAACTCTACGCCTTCATCAGAAAGAAATGGTAATGACGCATTGGCAATGAAGGGCAGCTTCGCGAAGGAATGAGTGATACCATAGGccgcccaagctcggtatacgatttatagactttgtatgggaaaattaactttgagcttataaatgctaaagtaagctgtaaatgtagaaataaagttcacttacctctacgtacaatTGTCCTcatcttttctgtgcaatcggagcgcaaactgtgtccgttttagacgggtttgtggcttacgaatttttacgatgtcgttagttgtcatttcccctcttGATCGTCTCCGTTCTCCAGTAATCATTAGTGCCTCATACAAAACATCGATGCTCTAAGATATTATATTTTTCCTATCATAACTCAGGTTGGGATTTTAAAAGCAGGGACTGGGATTTCTAACAAAACTTGCCACTGGACTAGGAAATGGGCTTGCCACAGTTGCATTCTATACCTGTATTTAGGCACACACAACAAACCGGTAGAATATGTGTCACGTACTTACAGTTAGTAGAGGCCGTATTCTATTATTCAGGGGTATATGGATACCCTTTCAATTTTGTTTGCACTTTGTTCTATCATATATCGTGTATCGGGCTACACGACCAACTTCCCCATGAGATACAGCGTTTGATACTTGTACAACATGGCACATAATATCAGTTGTGACACGAGTCTAAAAAGCAACACGCGATGTAAATTGTGCCTGATACagtggttgtttaccatttccaaaaaaattccggaaattccggtggaaatttccatcgggtgaaaaacgtatTCCGTTCGCCGCCCGgcgattgcgattttacgcgccaaaattagAAATATGGCTGTGAATAGCAAGGAACTGGTGAGACCTTTGAAAACTTGCTAATGGGACACACATTAGCCGGTTGTTCTGGTGTCTTCTTTTTCCACTTTTACCGAAACGACCGGAATTTtctgtttcatttgtttgcacCACTAGAACCAGGCTCCTATACGAGGGTTACATCACTCCACTTTTGGCGGCCATTGGCAGTCATTGTACTCTTTCGACATTCGGAAATGGACTCACAAATGGAACTGCTCATTccgttttccatttcttttttagGAAATGTCCAGTACCATCTGTCAAAAATTTCTCACCGAAAATTCCgtttaaatggtaagcgcccctGGACCTACCgaaaattttccagtggaacgaaccaaaagtcgtgttccatttacaaaccAACCagaatttccggaatttttttgTGACTGGTAAAAAAAACAACCTCTGTCATAATAGGCCTAATAGCATCAACAGGTTTAACGGAATCGAAATTCCTGAAGCCTTGATACCAACGATGTAGATCAAGAAACGCGACAGGAGATCGGTACGTCAAGGACCCGCCAACGTCGATTCGGACATCTCGGGAAACTACTCAAAGAACAATAAAGATGGAAACCCCACCTATCACTGCCGACCACCGTGATACATATAGTAGTGCGTAACCATTCGACATTATCGCCTTGTGAAGATCAGCAGTAAGCGGTCGAAACGTCGAGATCTACAACCTGAGTAACTACATCACGCATGAGCCAAATGATTACATGttttataattaatttaaatCTACGACGACCAATAACCGCCTCTTTTACTACATTATGCATAATTAATATATAGGTTCAGTGTAGTTCAGATCATAATTATGCAATTGTAATAAATTACTCCGAGTTCCGAGAAATTTGTAATGTCACGTTGAAGACATATGATTTTATTGTAGTCACGAGGGGTACCTCTTTGTAAGTACTTATGAAATTCTGGGAAATGTGAATACGTTATGTTTGCTTCTAGGAATACGTTACTTCTGTGATACTAGTGACTAATGTTGAGAGtatttcatatatgatccatttcatatatcatttcatcgttgattcgttcctcacaggaacattagaacccacaaatgaccagctctaacgtcagtggcttcatagctcagttggttagagcgtcgcaccggtatcgctaggtcacgggttcaaaccccgttgaagccctgaatttttcagcttctctacgcaattgcaaaaattgcgttcataactgcgagaatcatagcttcactagatttcatatctgcagttcatatatgatccatttcatataccatttcaccAAAGCTAAGCATTGTTGGCGTTGTGGGGAAGCCTGCACTCAGCAATGTTCACGATGCAAAGTGGCTTTTTACTGCTCAAAGGAATGTCAGAAACAGGATAAATGGATACACAAGCCAGATTGTGATTCGGCAAAGTTAAAGAAAACGTGTTTGAGTTGCCGTCTTGAACAATCATGCAATGCACAAACTGTTTGGATGCCGCCTATTGTAGCGAAAAATGCTAAAGGAAACACTGGGCACGTCACAAACTTAACTGCCAAAACTCTGTTGAAAGAACGCTTGCATTGGTCgaagacattaaaaaaaatcataaactAAAGGAGAGTAACGTTGGTCTCCTTACGGATTTGTAAGATAAATTGGGATAAAGAGGGGAGTTTTTACTCGCTGATTGTAGCACCTGTTTCTTAAATTTCCTCATAAATCATAATTTATCGAAGCTAAAACTTCTTAGGCCAGGTTCTCTGAGAGTGTGAGGACGGTTCGATGGCATTTTACATGAAATCAGTTTCACTTAGACGCCTCTTGCACTCTTTGCAGGAGGAAATGCCGTCTACGAAAGAGTGGTCCGAGTTTGGTACTCAGTTCGCACTTCTGCACAGGATTATTATTACCTGACTTGTGCTCTTCAAGACCTCGTGACTACGAATGAATTACGTACACTCATTGGAGGCGTCATGATGGTTCCTACAGAACACCTCAGCCGGCTACAGATCATTTGGACCTAATGGCTTTGCTTGTCGAAACGCCAAGGGCTGTGGGTTGAGGATTCGAGATAAGAGGCCAATTCCTCTTATCCAAGAAGAAAGGATGGCGTTAGCTGATACATGCATGCAATCCCAATTGAGCACAGGAAGTCCGCTCAACATTTTCTTGTCACAGGTATATTTCATTCATCAAGGTGGTTTTCGAACTCTTCCCCCTGGTCATGGTGAATCTTTAAAGGTGTGCCCGTCAATGTTGGTTTTTCCTGGGCAATAGTGAATTTGTTAAATTAAAATCGGCTAAGTCTCCTACCCAACTTTCCGGAGTGGAGGGGGTAATTCCTTTCAGCAGGAGTCAAGGTTCGGGAACCCTATGCAATAACAAGAAGAACATCATTCTGATACTGTACAACACAGCACCCAGCTCATCCTTGGAGGCATCAGTGTGTAGGACAAACGGTTTTTCAAAATCTGGGTAGGCCATTACTGGAGCACTGGTGAGACAGTTAATAAGTTTCTCTAACACAGATCGATCAGTGGTAGTCCAATCAACAGGACAATTCGGGGACAACTGTCCAGTATCTTTCCatgatttttgcttcttcatGTCTCCATGGTATTCGGCAGGTATTTTGGCTAGGTCAAGAATAGGTTTTGCAATTCTAGAAACGTTCCTAGTGTATGTACGGTAGGAAAGCCATAAGTTTGCGCACCTCGCTTTCTGCCTTCGGAATAGAACCCTTAAGGGCGAGAACTGAGTTGATACTGGACGGGTCCAACTTGtacctccccctccccccccacccCGGAAAACACACGTCCAAGGGACGTAACCTCCCTCTTGAACAGTTTACACTTCCGCGgtttcaatttaattttatgATCTCGTAATCGGCCAAGGACTTGCGCACATATTCAATATGTTCTTCAAATGTTGCACTACACACAATTTTGTCATCTGGCGAACTAAATGACGATGTAGAACACCgaataaagttttagtttaACAAATTTTCTATGTAGGACTTCACTTCTGGGTAAAGTCGTTTACGCACTGCTACATAATTCGTCTGTACAGGAGTGCGATATCAGCAAGGTCTAACTCAAGCTCCAGTTCCTTGACCCATCCGATGTCGTTACCGTCTCTTGAAAATGACTCTTGCTCCTCAGTCAGTAATttaagaaactaaatattttgagcaagagccgatacaacgtaaatttgatttcagtggtgtactatatttcggctggccaaaccagccttcttcaggtacaataagagtttacattggattgcttctatatgcatatatatagtaaatggatgttgacgtaatactgggaaaaatgtgataaaacatggcagttacaacaaatttgaattcaaatactgagAGTAATGGATAAATAACGGAagtgactctaaataataaactgaaatctaatacgtttcttcgtgGATATTAAGatcgttgggatcaattgtcctgccttttgaaattaaaaagcttccctggccttacggatcgagtctctgttagaaaatctTTTTTCTATAGGAATTAATTGAatgtccttagagatgttgtggggagaggagaggaaatgttctgagACTGtagtagtaggtttggatttggtgt contains these protein-coding regions:
- the LOC138012053 gene encoding interferon-inducible GTPase 1-like, producing MTGDEEWVKVEMEQLQREIDESGVANIEEFLRKRTERWREVEVNIAITGNSGAGKSSFINTIRELVEDDEGAAPVGVVECTKEPTAYVHPTNPNIKFWDLPGIGTPNYPYLETYVQKVQLETYHAFLIFTATRFTENDLQLALKIRSMQKKFLFVRAKIDENVRAESRKRSFDETAMLTNIRRDCLGNLGDLLIDEEDIFLICNHEPGKWDFVRLTQAILDALTRYQQESMTLSLGKVITRSSTDIFQRKVRVLKGRIWIVASASALAALVPLPGLSVLVDAGLILKELSLYRSQLGLPEIGSAEFARLHFATKEKVLKVGLTTAAQLQCDASYRGHPTNFHI